The following nucleotide sequence is from Trifolium pratense cultivar HEN17-A07 linkage group LG2, ARS_RC_1.1, whole genome shotgun sequence.
TTATGTTAGTTGATCAGTTATGTCGTGGATGTGTTGCACCACAATTCATGTTATGATTGATTCCCGTGTATTAGTAGGAATCCGTTAAGTTAAATAAATTATGTGAGTAATGACCAACGTGGCATAGCTATGTCACAACGGGTAGTGGAGAACATCCTAAGTGAAGGACATCCTAAGGGGAGAACATCCCTAGTGATCTTTCGAGATATACTCACCTCGGAAGCTTCCTGTAAAATGAATCAAGATAACTATTGTGTGATACATCTTTAGTTTCTATAAAgagaattattattatgtttaagCCATTTTTATGAATGTAATGAATTAACGATTGATTCCAAAATGGTTCGTAAGATATAGTTGTACCTAGATGGGTAGCAAGGAATCCATTGAGACGAAGTGACTGTCTCACCCCACTCCCTTTTGATACAGATAAACAGGTTGCAATGTAGAGAGCTATGGACCGGAAGAAATGAAGTGGCATGAGATGTTATTGTCATTGTTTATCTGGATATTCTATTAAGTTGTTGTATAAGTTAGTGTCATAGTATATTGTATTGACTGTTTATTTATGGCTCTGATGTAAGTTTTAAGTTACATTATGACATAAATGTTATCATTCAGTTTAGTCAATACTTATAATGACAAGGCTTTTATGCGTTATGAGTATATACAACGAGTTTAATTCAGTAATTTTAACGTATCTTGATTCTTTTATTTACGTCTCGGCTAATATTTTAGACAAATTAGCAGGGGTGTTATAACAATCAATTTAAAGGcatggtggagaattgttgTAATTGCCTTGAAATTTATGTTCAGAAAGTGGGTTTCAGTTGGTCAATTCGTGAAAACAGGTTAAGTTGTTGCCTCCTCACATTAGGCACATCGAGGGCAACGCTAGGCACAACGTTGCGGGCTTAGTGTCTGTTTGGCCCtccttattttttacttttctacttcttttaaggagaagtagggccaaacacaattttgataaaattattaaataagaagtgtctttttttaatgaaaaagcACAATATAAATGacttaaaaaaagaatttattttcataaaaaaaaagaatttatgataattatctttttaagttgttgttgttattattattattattattattattattattatttattattattattattattattattattattttctaagtttgttatattattaggataattatcttttaaatttagatgatcacaaatttatgataagttagttattaatttattttattaaacagatttaatttaaaagtgataattaagttcaaaaaaataatattaataaatatcaaacaactttaactttaagtttaaagtttttattttcaactttattcTTAAAGCAACTTTTAAGGCTAAAATAAGGAGGGCCAAACGGGCACTTATATATGTTGtgcgttttctgactttttttAAGGGGATTTTATGGTTTCTGAAGCCAACAGAAGACTAAGGTTTATAAGATAATTCTCTTGGGTAAACACTAGCCTTGGGGATTGATTCATCAACTTGGGAAACActtttcatattgaatttcttggccACGGGAGTAAATTCGGGCAAAGGGTATAATTAAGATCAAGGCTAATTCTTGTAATCTCTTTGGAGAGTTTCTTTGTAATCAAATACTTcatttgatagtggaacggagagctgcTCTATCTCCCAGAGTAGGTCATTTTGACCGAACTGGGTGAACAATATTCTGTGCTCTTTTTTCTTTCGCCGTTTTATCTTTTGATTGTAATTTATTGTCGTTCGCGCTCTATTTGGCTGGTTCAATTTATTTGCTTCGCACATCAAGGTTATTTATTGGTGTGACTAACAAATtcacaacataaaaaaaatatgttttccTTTGTTTCGACACTCTTTGATTCTGTGTCCGATAAATGTATAATAATCGTATAACACGTGCGCGGGAAATTCAAACAAgttcaaaaacaatatttttttttccttcaacaCACCATTGAACATGTGTGGTAACAATGTTGACCAATGATGTGGTTTTGGAAAAGTATCAATGAGGGAGTTAAAggcattaaattttaattacaatatttttaacttatttaatatagatggataaataaaggtcgAAAAATACAATCATATctcaattttgaatttttttaactaaataaattaaacaattaagatcttttataaataatattattattttatttaattataagaaATATGTGTCGGTATCCtatgttttttaaattattatcagtgttgaCGTGTTGGTTTCGGTGTAGTGTCAGTGCCTGTCTCAGAGTCCTTCATATTAGTAATGGTAATATAGTTAGCCTGTTAGTTAGTTCTGTTTAGTCActtggttagttagttagtagCTGTTAGTTATTATTTCTGTTATTTGACAGTTTTTTTCAGTTAGTTTCTGTTTCATTCTCCTATAAATATAACAGACTAGGCCTAGTGTATGATACTTTTACATATCTACCTTTCTAATCACAATAAGTTTAGTTTTCTTTCTAACAAAGTTTTCAATGGAAGTTCCCATGTCTGAAGAAGAACTAGGGCTCAAGATTGAAGATATTCTGGGTGCATCGAAGAACATGGATGGAGGACCGGGAAATTTGATAGTCGGAGTTAGCAAGGCCATGGAGCTGATCAACGAGCTGATTCTTAAGCACAAAAAGAATGAAGAACCATTACCATCTCTCAGTGAAGAGACTCTTTACACTTTGCTCACCATTGTTGGTCCAGAAGTCAACCTTCACACCAAGAATGGTGATGTTTACAGTGGAATCCTTTATGTTGCATCTCCTAAAACAGATTTAGGTACAGTTCTTTTTCTTGAACTATTCAATAGTTTATATTTACCTTATCTAAggatttgtttttctttattattaggTATACAGTTGAAGCAATGCAAATTAGGAAATGGTATCATAGTAGATTCCCAAGATATTCCaataaatcaaatttctaaAATTGTTGCAAAGGGCATTACGGTTCTAGTGGAGAATCTTGGCCGGAGTTTCTTGAAAACGGATGATGAAAAAGAGAAGCAGCCAAATTCAATCTACCAGATTGATGTTCAAAAGATATCTAGTGGAGAAGATACTAGGAGTTCGTTAATTGTTAAGAACATTCCTAAGAGGTAAGAAAATGATGATTTATTAGGTATATTCAAAAGATAGCAGTGtagaaatatttttaaattttttagtttcttaTGATTTTTGCCTATTGTGAATTCTTTTAAGGTATACTTCAGAAATGCTTATATCTGAAATCAATGAGACTCAACCAGGGACTTTTGATTTCATCTACCTTCCACGTCTCAAGCAAGTATGATATACATTTTATTATTAGTAATGTTAGATTTTTCTTCTGTCTTTCTAGgatgatttatttagtaatgttttttttttcttcttgcagGATAGAAATAGGAATGTAGGCTATGCTTTCATCAATATGGTCTCACCTTCAAAAATCATTAGCTTTTAtcaggttttttattttataaattttcttgttatttGTTTCAGTTCAGATTTTTTTCTTGTCATTTATCTGtttgtattaaaattttcatgagCATAGCTTGTCTTGTAAATAATTACCTATAAACTATGTGCATAGTTTGTCATTTATCTGATaaatttcttatagagaagtatTTATATGCTTAAATACATTGAATTATTCTGTCTTTTCTTAATATTTGGTAGTGTAATCTGTTTAACTAGTATTAAATTTGTCCTAGGAGAAGTATGTATACGCTTAACTGAAACACGTACATGAAAATTTATGCAGGCTTTTAATGGCAAGATTTGGGACAAGTTACAAAGCGAAAGAGTTGCTTCCCTCGCATATGCTCGAGTTCAAGGAAAGGACGCGCTCATAATGGAATATGTGACCAAACATGCAGACTCAGAGACTCTTGACATGCGCCCAACACTATTTTTTTCTGAGAGCCAATACCAAGAggtattattttattcatatcGTATGCTTACTACTTTCaattatttcaataatttttttattgggtAAATTTGAGTATTgctatattttgttttgttatatgattcatatatggctCTCTCTGTGACCGTCTAGGAAAGCATTCGATACAGGAACTTGAATATCCGCATACATCAACCGGAAATGATGTAGCTGTGATGATATGGTACGAGGAGAGGAGAGCTTGAAGGAAAATTCAGACGTTGATGTATCGAGAAATGAGGAATATTGTTGTcctgtagttttttttttttcatcttgtaTTTCGAGTTTCGACCCCAAAAATTCACTCTAAATCTTCCATTAGATATactaaaaagaaataaaatgcaGACTGGTGTGTTCCATAAATATCTAAGCCTAatcattttgtaaaattgaaatgttttgtTGTGTGTTTTAACTCTGCAACTCAAACAGGGTTTCCATAGCAACTGCCATGCAAAGAGTTTTGTGTCATATTTTCAGAAAATATTTTATGGCCATTAGTGAGCCTAATTCATTTCATTTGATTTCATAGCATAATCAAAACCTCAAATTGGCAGCAAATTAAACTTTGGGAAttaatgtttataaaaaaaaaaatgaaaaggaggGCAATGTGGCACTATACAATGGGGAGAGTGTTAAGATAGTTGCTATTCGCCTTCTTAAAGTGATCTTGTACTCATCCTTATGAATAGGGTAATTTTTTCAGGCTTTGTGTATTAATTTTTGAGGTATTGCAAACTAAAATGTCCTTTACATATTAGCCACTAAAGGCCAATTTGATTTGCACAGGATAAATACTTGACAGAAAAATATAAGACAAACTTTTAAGTTATtggacaattttttattttttcttaacttAGCTCTGCTAGGATAAATACTtgacagaaaaagaaaaaaaaagcatagccatagacatAGACATGTTCAGCTAAAGAGTAAAAACTTGAATTCATTCTTTCCCTTGTCAATTCCAACACAAATCGAATTTGACATCATCTACCAATAAACATTTACACAAACACCTCATGTAATCTAGACTAGAGTAGAGTAACTAGTCTAATGATAAGAACACTAGACTAACTAGTTGGAACTCAAAGTCTTATACAATCAAATCATTCCATAATAGTTGGTAATTTTATGGTAAACAAAACCACTCATGCTCAAAACCAAAATCCTAAAACATAAATCAGTATCCTATACAATGATTTCCTTTACTGTACACAGCATCATTTCACCTCATACAGTAAATCTTTATTTCACAAATaaacacaaaagaaaacataacaCTTATGGGAGAAACTCTgcacaaaagaaataaaaaacttatGATTAACAAATAGAATTTGGAGTAATCAGCATGAAGTGTAAAAACAGGCAAATAGTGTAACTAGGGAAAGCACGGTTAAGCAATAGACATCAGAGAGATTGTTTAATGAAGGCTTGAAGGATAACTTCTTACACTGCCAGAAATGTGCTTGACTCATTGTAATATCCATTCTCTCAAGGAAGATTAGGATTATACTTGTCCCAAATTTTCCTTAAATCCTTCAAAACAAGTGGTTTGTGCTTGTTTTCAAGAGTTTTGAAACTTGTTTCAGTACAATGTGACAGGTCCTGTCAACAATATGTAGAATTAGATGAATCTCTAGACGAATGTTTTACAAAAGAGACCAATcatgctaaaaaaaattcaagtatCAATCAATAAGGAATTAACATTCACTATCATGATAGTACAGGTAAATGGATTGAGAACGGTCGACGTTTCTTGCGGTAGTAATCTGCAGAATGTGCTTTTATCAGTCTTAATGGAAAAACGACCAATTTTCATCTAATAAGACTAACATAACTTATAAACAAATGTGTCAGTTGCTACAGGACTGTGTCAATAGGTAGCTTATATAATGTTATAAACAAATCCAATTCATAAAGTCATCAAATTCATAAGAAACCACACAATGTTGATAAATCTCACACTACAAATTAATAGCCCCATCTCACCTATTATTGCATCGCGGAGTATCGATCTTTTTTGTTTTCCACCTCAGCCCTGCAACATATCACAGACATAAATTAGTAGTCAACTTCCAGCCACATTTTCATATCACAGACATAAATTAATAGCCCACTTTTCACCTATTATTACACTTAAAAGCAGACACTCACACAGGGGCAGTAGTAGTTACCAATAGCAGTGGCCAATGACTTTACACCAGAAAGAATTTTAACAACATCAGCACCCTCCAGAGCTTTTCCAagcttttcttcactcaagtACCCAGTTACCTAcaattgaaaccaaaaatggaaacaaaaaaatCCTCAATAAATAGTGCAACAACATTAAACTCAAGTAAAATTTGCACACAACTGCAGAAGAGTAAAATAAACAACAGTAGAATGTACAATGACATTAAAAAACAATAGACCTCAACCATTAATCTCAATAGTTTGAGTAAGATCACCCAACACCTTTCACAACCAGTTCATTGCTATGTTGATTACTACAATATAATACTTCTATCATTACCATATCCTCTCTCTGCCCATTAAAAAGCTTGCAAGAACAGTgagttaaaaacaaaatataaataaaaaatggccAAACAAAGTTTAGAAGTACACACCGAGCCTTCACTACCTTATCAAGCCACCAAATAATGCTAAAACATTCACTACAGAAATCTTGTTTGATGTTGCTAAATCTATGACCATAACAATGCATTGTTCCACCATTCAATTTTTGTTCTTCCACTCTACTACAATACTACAAATCCttcaaaacaatgaaaacaaatgCTACTATCACTGGAATTGTCAATTTCTATTTTGTAATTCAATTTCTGTTCTTCCACTCTACTACAAAACTACAAATTGCCAATTTCATTCATGTTAAAAATGCAAATCTAAAACACAACAATGTAGAAATTAAGcctatgtttcaaaacaaacttcatatctaaaaaataaatcagcCAATTAAATTTTCAGATCTTCAATCTTCCAAACTAATGAAGCAACTAAATGCAGTTTCCAATAACAGATTTTacaagaaatttttgaaatatcaaATCCTAAGCTAGGTTAAAATAGATGCGAACTACATACCACAAATTCGTGAGATTCAGAGGAATTCAGAGGGATCCTAAGAAAGTACATAGCTCAACAATTGATTTTTGAAATTGACTTGAAAATCTGAAATCATATCAGAAATCAAAACCTGTTGAGGGTACTTCATTGTAACCAATGTTGGTTACTTGTAAAACAAGTAATAGAGTTAGTTAGGTGATTTTATGTGATGAGTTGTGTGTGTTTGTTAGTTTTTCTGTCATGTTAGTTATTTGATCTTAAGGAGGTAGTTAGGGGTAGTTACTAGTTTGTTAGTAACTTAACCCACAAGTAACGCATAATAAATAGTGGTGTAAAGTGAGTAAGTGTGATCAATAACaataatttctttctctcttaatTCTCTCTCAATTATGTGTGTATGTTCTTGCTTTAATTAAGTTCCAACAGTGGCATCAGAGCCATTGACAATTGATCCATGGGGTTTCAATAATGGCTTCCGCAAAAGAGATTACTTTTCAATCAAAGATATGAGAAGTGGGTGGTGAGGATGCAAGAAATCTTTGGTTTCTGGAGAGTGCTGGAAATGGTGCAAAGAGGTATCCAAGAAGAGGAAGATAGTGCTTCCTGCAAGAAACCGAGAAAAGAGTGAATTTTCAGAGGAGTTCTTCTACCAAATGTGCAAAAGCGTCAAAAGATTCAAACAAATCTCACAGTGGAGCCAAAGAAGAAAGGTGCTTGGCAAAGAGGAAAGTGAATTGCTTACAAAAGTGGTATCAGGCACAACACACAGAGAGAGATTTTTAGAAAGTGAGTCTTGATGATGAAGTGATTCTGAATGTTGaggtaaaaaatgtttaattctTTGATGTGCTCGTGTTTATTCTTGTAAAGAATTGTAAGAATTTGAAGAAGATTTCAGTTATGTCGTAATTATTCGGTGTTAAGGGTGTTCATGCCGTCGTAGATTACAACATCATTATCAATAAAGTTTCTGTTAAGAGGTTTCGTATAGTTAACGATGAAGATAGTGCTAAATCATTTTCTGGTAATGGGTCATTTTCATTGAAATTGATCAATTTGTTTGAAGGATCTTGTTAACGGCCACACATTTGCGAtgttaataatttgttttaaaatgctTCAAACTATGGAATTGATTCGGTGTATTGGTGACTGAGAGACAAATCTTGTGACAGTGGATAAGTTGAATTCTGGGTTGGTTGAGATTTATCTTGAGAAGATTCGTGGTAGTGATGGGAAGCTTGGAAGTGTTAGTGATTACTGTGTGCAATGCATCATTGTGTCTGTCCTGTTATTGTTGTTTGCTATCCCGATGATGAGGTTGTTGTTGCTGTCAAGGAAGATGAGGAGGGTGGGGCTGTTATCAAGCCTGTTGATGTTTCTCATGAACATAAGAAAGAAGATTAATGGGGAGTCAATTGATCACATCAACTTTGTCTCTACAGGTTGCACTTTAGAGCATTTTCCTGGATGTTAACTTGGAAAGATTTTGGTCCTTTAGGCTCTGTATGCTTGGTTCCAAACTGGTATATAGTTAGTGATGCCAGTGTTGAGTGCATTCTTGTGTTTGAGTATTGTAATTTGGCTAAACTCAAGGTGTAGAGACATTGGCAACTGAAATTCCAGCACGCAGTGGACAGATGCTACGCAAGATGCTACAGCAACTGTCGTAGCAATATAAAAGCTGGGGATAATAAAGACAATAAAcaacaataaagtaaataacataGATcttttgttaacccagttcagttcaacgtcacctactctgggggataccaatccaggaatgaatccactataatagctctagttcaaagccctcgaccaacacccggtacttgacttatcgcctagacactacccgtgcaatcctacctaggaacctcctagatatgagaccccgtctcaatCCCTTCTAACAACACGTATTGTGTTGCTGTAAACTTTAAAACGATCAagagatggagacactctcctagaaactagacttCACTCTCGCTTAAAAGTTCTCGAGtgaaacacacacacactaactctgtgcttcaaagcttaggagtagttTACAATTAAAACCCAagacacagtcctaaacttgcatcaaagtgacacaagaaaggctcacaattaacaacacactctaaaccctaaaactcaCACTTTTAGTAAAACACGGTTTAGATTACATGAGTAGAATAGGCATGAGTCTTCTcgtatttatagtcttcaattgtcttgatgtgcaagctaggtTTTCAGACCCACACAGCTGTAAGTATTGcggccaaccctaaattatttttaaaaataaaaccatgTTTGATttaacgcaaaaatatattatgttatatttttgttttacataAAGCATGCAAACTGCCTTTCAGAAGCTTGAGCAGCAAGACTTCAAATAAACAGCTGGAATCTTCATTGGCCAGCTCACAAGatttacttcaaaataattcttcaataaagatttactccaaaaCAATATTTGATGCATTCCAAAAATATTGAGTCATATTTttggagaaaataaaataaacaaccGCCTTTAGAGACTTGTGGGACAAGGCACGTCTTGGCTTGTTGGATAAGCATGAAATTATTTCTGAAACAAATCtaacaaaaatatgatataaaaattcCTGCGCAAAACAGAGCAGACAATGTTGTACTCACATGCTACAACAtcttgtccagcatctggctagAGTtggtttttgcaaaatgtagctaatcacaaaaacccaacaatctccccctttgacaaattttggctaaaacaaccttaggccagtgcatagagagatatagtctaaactttccttcgaatCAACacaagcacacaactaggaaagaaagtagaacatTGCTAAGCTATATAAAATAGATCATCAGATGACAAATAGCTAGCAAGTAACATCaaaggcatgcaacagcggaacataacacatctagcCTCATAGAGTACAGtcagagagaaataaactctcacaaagtggattcaagataagagaaataaactccttcatAGTAAAGCAATGCCACATAGTCAGACATGCACATCATatatagtagaaaaataaattctacctactccccctcaatacgtgcataaacttcactccccctcaaaacatgcatatcacaCATGCATATCACACATAGATGATATACTAGATGTTATAgcattcttcatcacatcatgcacataAGAAATATTACTCCcactttttagccataa
It contains:
- the LOC123904308 gene encoding uncharacterized protein LOC123904308, which produces MEVPMSEEELGLKIEDILGASKNMDGGPGNLIVGVSKAMELINELILKHKKNEEPLPSLSEETLYTLLTIVGPEVNLHTKNGDVYSGILYVASPKTDLGIQLKQCKLGNGIIVDSQDIPINQISKIVAKGITVLVENLGRSFLKTDDEKEKQPNSIYQIDVQKISSGEDTRSSLIVKNIPKRYTSEMLISEINETQPGTFDFIYLPRLKQV